One Bradyrhizobium sp. ISRA464 genomic window carries:
- a CDS encoding P-II family nitrogen regulator, whose product MKLVVAIIKPFKLDEVRQALTAIGVHGMTVTEVKGYGRQKGHTEIYRGAEYVVNFLPKLRIEIAVDSELAEKAVDVITQHARTGQIGDGKIFVTPIDHALRIRTGETDNDAL is encoded by the coding sequence ATGAAACTCGTCGTCGCGATCATCAAACCGTTCAAGCTGGACGAGGTGCGCCAGGCGCTGACAGCGATCGGCGTCCACGGCATGACGGTGACCGAGGTGAAGGGCTACGGCCGCCAGAAGGGCCACACCGAGATCTATCGCGGCGCCGAATATGTCGTGAACTTCCTGCCCAAGCTCAGGATCGAGATCGCGGTCGATTCCGAGCTCGCCGAGAAGGCGGTTGACGTCATCACCCAGCACGCGCGCACCGGCCAGATCGGCGACGGCAAGATCTTCGTGACGCCGATCGACCACGCCCTTCGCATCCGCACCGGCGAGACCGACAACGACGCGCTCTGA
- a CDS encoding GYF domain-containing protein: MSNRTWFYASEGQQRGPLPEAQLRDLIARGMVRADTLVWTEGMAGWQKAGEIPGLIPGAGASPAFSQAGGPPPVMASASYGGGQLSIDFGIWEFIWRSIVFAVASAFVIPLPWMLVWYLKWLVPCVQVPGRPNLSFEGTAMTIVPWFFGAVVLIVVVSMLGIQSLNLLVFLVEIALYWLFLKWLVANIASNGQLLGLTFTGSFWAYLGWTLLAVVSFITIIGWAWVYAAWTRWFCQNIQGTRHEVTFNGTGLEFLWRGIVTFIGIAFFIPIPWVYRWMMRWIASQTALVQRGTQPGV, translated from the coding sequence ATGTCGAACCGAACCTGGTTTTACGCATCGGAAGGCCAGCAAAGAGGTCCTCTGCCGGAAGCTCAGCTCCGCGACTTGATCGCCCGCGGAATGGTGCGGGCCGATACGCTGGTATGGACCGAAGGCATGGCCGGCTGGCAGAAGGCGGGTGAAATTCCGGGCCTCATTCCCGGCGCCGGCGCCTCGCCGGCATTCTCGCAGGCCGGCGGGCCGCCGCCGGTGATGGCATCCGCAAGCTACGGCGGCGGGCAATTGTCGATCGATTTCGGCATCTGGGAGTTCATCTGGCGCAGCATCGTGTTCGCGGTCGCAAGCGCCTTCGTCATCCCGCTGCCATGGATGCTGGTCTGGTATCTCAAATGGCTGGTGCCGTGCGTGCAGGTGCCCGGGCGGCCGAATCTCAGCTTCGAGGGGACGGCGATGACGATCGTGCCCTGGTTCTTCGGCGCGGTCGTGCTCATCGTCGTCGTGTCCATGCTCGGGATTCAGTCGCTCAACCTTCTGGTCTTCCTGGTCGAGATCGCGCTGTACTGGCTGTTCCTGAAATGGCTGGTCGCGAACATCGCCTCCAACGGGCAGCTGCTCGGGCTGACCTTCACCGGCTCATTCTGGGCGTATCTCGGCTGGACCCTGCTAGCGGTCGTCTCGTTCATCACGATCATCGGCTGGGCGTGGGTCTACGCCGCCTGGACGCGATGGTTCTGCCAGAACATCCAGGGCACGCGCCACGAAGTGACCTTCAACGGCACTGGACTGGAATTCCTGTGGCGCGGAATCGTGACCTTTATCGGCATCGCCTTCTTCATCCCGATCCCGTGGGTGTATCGCTGGATGATGCGCTGGATCGCGTCACAGACCGCGCTGGTGCAGCGAGGCACGCAGCCGGGCGTGTGA
- a CDS encoding GFA family protein: MKLGGGCYCGKVRYEAEGEPMMAAQCHCRECQYITGGGPNMFMAMPVAGFKYTASEPKQFTRNDLERAVTREFCPECGTHLATKVPGLPAAILKVGTFDDPKLFNPQVAIYTCDKQAYHHVPSGMPAFEKLPAH; the protein is encoded by the coding sequence ATGAAGCTCGGAGGCGGATGCTATTGCGGCAAGGTGCGCTACGAGGCCGAGGGCGAGCCGATGATGGCGGCGCAGTGCCATTGCCGGGAATGCCAGTACATCACGGGCGGCGGGCCGAACATGTTCATGGCGATGCCGGTCGCGGGCTTCAAATACACCGCGAGCGAACCCAAGCAGTTCACCCGCAACGATCTCGAACGCGCGGTGACGCGCGAATTCTGTCCTGAATGCGGCACCCATCTGGCGACCAAGGTGCCCGGCCTGCCCGCGGCAATCCTCAAGGTCGGGACCTTCGACGATCCAAAACTCTTCAATCCGCAGGTCGCGATCTACACCTGCGACAAACAGGCCTACCACCACGTGCCCTCGGGCATGCCGGCATTCGAGAAGCTGCCGGCGCACTGA
- a CDS encoding metalloregulator ArsR/SmtB family transcription factor, with protein sequence MIEADIFKALADPTRRKVFEKLAGGSLNASALRDGLEISQPAMSQHLAVLRAAGLVREQRQGRFVNYAVDPDGIATIGTWLARYRAYWPKRMEALTDLLKDMDQ encoded by the coding sequence ATGATCGAAGCCGACATCTTCAAGGCGCTGGCCGATCCCACGCGCCGAAAGGTCTTTGAAAAGCTCGCTGGCGGAAGCCTGAACGCCAGCGCCCTGCGCGACGGACTGGAGATCAGCCAGCCGGCGATGTCGCAGCATCTCGCGGTGCTGCGCGCGGCCGGCCTTGTGCGCGAGCAGCGGCAGGGCCGCTTCGTGAATTATGCGGTCGACCCGGACGGGATCGCCACCATCGGGACATGGCTTGCGCGCTATCGCGCCTATTGGCCGAAGCGCATGGAAGCGCTCACCGACTTGCTGAAGGATATGGATCAATGA
- a CDS encoding ammonium transporter produces the protein MGARALRAAKTAAPINAAILLALGTPAFAQDTVNSTINAADTAWMIVATALVLMMTIPGLALFYSGMVRKKNVLATMAQSLAAVAIVSILWVTFGYSLAFVGDGPWLGSLDRRFLAGLTMDSINPAAKTIPEALFMLYQMTFAIITVALVAGSVADRMRFSAYVLFSIGWFIFAYVPLAHWVWGGGFLASTGVLDFAGGLVVHLSAGVSGLVAAKVMGNRHGYGSENLSPFDLSLAVMGTGLLWVGWFGFNGGSALAANSRAVMAITATHLAACAGALTWGAIEWATRRKPSVLGMISGAVAGLGTITPASGYVAPWHGVIIGIIAGLVCYWACTWLKHRFKYDDSLDVFGVHGIGGLTGTLLAGIFAASAICGTSGLLEGNPKQLLIQFYGVAVTLVWCGGVTFALLKLVSVFVPLRVSAQQELEGLDITQHGEALQ, from the coding sequence ATGGGGGCACGAGCTCTTCGTGCAGCGAAAACCGCTGCGCCGATCAATGCTGCAATCCTGCTTGCGCTGGGCACGCCGGCGTTCGCGCAGGATACGGTCAATTCGACCATCAACGCCGCCGACACCGCCTGGATGATCGTCGCCACCGCGCTGGTGTTGATGATGACGATCCCCGGGCTTGCGCTGTTCTACTCCGGCATGGTGCGCAAGAAGAACGTGCTGGCGACGATGGCGCAGAGCCTCGCCGCGGTTGCGATCGTCTCGATCCTCTGGGTCACCTTCGGCTATTCGCTGGCCTTTGTCGGCGATGGTCCGTGGCTCGGCTCGCTCGACCGCCGGTTCCTGGCGGGCCTGACGATGGACAGCATCAATCCGGCGGCGAAGACGATCCCCGAAGCGCTGTTCATGCTGTACCAGATGACGTTCGCGATCATCACGGTGGCGCTGGTCGCTGGCTCGGTCGCCGACCGCATGCGTTTCTCCGCCTATGTGCTGTTCTCGATCGGCTGGTTCATCTTCGCCTATGTGCCGCTGGCGCATTGGGTATGGGGCGGCGGCTTCCTCGCCTCGACGGGCGTGCTCGATTTCGCCGGCGGCCTCGTCGTGCATCTCTCCGCCGGCGTCAGCGGCCTGGTGGCGGCGAAGGTGATGGGCAATCGCCATGGCTATGGCAGCGAGAACCTGTCGCCGTTCGATCTGTCGCTCGCCGTGATGGGCACCGGCCTGCTTTGGGTCGGCTGGTTCGGCTTCAACGGCGGCTCGGCGCTGGCGGCCAATTCACGCGCCGTGATGGCGATCACCGCCACCCATCTCGCGGCCTGCGCGGGCGCGCTGACCTGGGGCGCGATCGAATGGGCGACGCGCCGCAAGCCGTCGGTGCTCGGCATGATCTCGGGCGCGGTTGCCGGCCTCGGCACCATCACGCCGGCCTCCGGTTACGTCGCGCCGTGGCACGGCGTGATCATCGGCATCATTGCCGGCCTGGTCTGCTACTGGGCCTGCACCTGGCTGAAGCACCGCTTCAAATATGACGACTCGCTCGACGTGTTCGGGGTGCACGGCATCGGCGGCCTGACCGGCACGCTGCTCGCGGGCATTTTCGCGGCATCGGCGATCTGCGGCACCTCCGGGCTGCTCGAGGGGAACCCGAAGCAGCTGCTGATCCAGTTCTACGGCGTCGCCGTCACGCTGGTCTGGTGCGGCGGCGTGACCTTCGCGCTGCTCAAGCTGGTCAGCGTCTTCGTCCCCTTAAGGGTCTCGGCGCAGCAGGAGCTGGAGGGCCTGGACATCACGCAGCACGGCGAGGCGCTGCAGTAA
- a CDS encoding ammonium transporter has translation MTFKRPSGAGLAALAVGIFAATAAHAEPTINKGDNAWMLTSTVLVLLMTIPGLALFYGGLVRSKNMLSVLAQVFYTVCVVTVLWALYGYSLAFTGGSDFIGGFSKAFLMGVTTDSKAATFSVDANISELVYFCFQMTFAAITPALIVGAFAERMKFSAIALFIPLWVTVIYFPIAHMVWYWPGPDAIQDAAKALAAAADGAAKTAAQAKLDEINADAGWIFKKGAIDFAGGTVVHINAGIAGLVGALLIGKRTGYGKELMAPHSLTMTMIGASLLWVGWFGFNAGSNLEANGGAALAMTNSFVATAAAALSWMFAEWIIKGHPSLLGALSGAVAGLVAVTPAAGYSGPMGAIVLGLVVGVVCLFFCTVVKNALGYDDSLDVFGVHCVGGIVGALGTGILVNPALGGTGIIDYTAIPPKVADYDFVAQMISQVSAVCTTLVWSGIGSAILYKVVDVIVGLRANVETEREGLDITEHTERAYNM, from the coding sequence ATGACGTTCAAGCGTCCCTCAGGCGCGGGACTGGCGGCCCTCGCAGTCGGCATCTTCGCCGCGACTGCCGCTCACGCCGAGCCAACCATCAACAAGGGCGACAACGCCTGGATGCTCACCTCGACGGTGCTGGTGCTGTTGATGACCATCCCGGGCCTGGCCCTGTTCTACGGCGGTCTCGTCCGCTCCAAGAACATGCTCTCGGTGCTGGCGCAGGTTTTCTACACGGTCTGCGTCGTCACCGTTCTCTGGGCCCTCTACGGCTACAGCCTCGCCTTCACCGGCGGCTCCGACTTCATCGGCGGCTTCTCCAAGGCCTTCCTGATGGGCGTGACCACGGACTCCAAGGCGGCGACCTTCTCGGTCGACGCCAACATCTCGGAGCTGGTCTATTTCTGCTTCCAGATGACCTTCGCGGCGATCACGCCCGCCCTGATCGTCGGCGCATTTGCCGAGCGCATGAAGTTCTCGGCGATCGCGCTGTTCATCCCGCTCTGGGTGACGGTAATCTACTTCCCGATCGCGCACATGGTCTGGTACTGGCCCGGTCCGGACGCGATCCAGGATGCCGCCAAGGCGCTCGCCGCGGCTGCTGACGGTGCGGCGAAGACCGCGGCCCAGGCCAAGCTCGACGAGATCAACGCCGATGCCGGCTGGATCTTCAAGAAGGGTGCGATCGACTTCGCGGGCGGCACCGTCGTGCACATCAACGCCGGCATCGCCGGCCTGGTCGGCGCGCTGCTGATCGGCAAGCGCACCGGCTACGGCAAGGAGCTGATGGCTCCGCACTCGCTGACCATGACCATGATCGGCGCCTCGCTGCTCTGGGTCGGCTGGTTCGGCTTCAATGCCGGTTCGAACCTGGAAGCCAATGGCGGCGCCGCGCTCGCCATGACCAACTCCTTCGTGGCCACGGCCGCGGCGGCGCTGTCCTGGATGTTCGCGGAATGGATCATCAAGGGCCATCCCTCGCTGCTCGGCGCGCTGTCCGGCGCGGTCGCGGGCCTCGTCGCGGTGACGCCGGCGGCCGGCTACTCCGGTCCGATGGGCGCGATCGTGCTCGGCCTGGTGGTCGGTGTGGTCTGCCTGTTCTTCTGCACGGTCGTGAAGAACGCGCTCGGCTATGACGACTCGCTCGACGTGTTCGGCGTGCACTGCGTCGGCGGCATCGTCGGCGCGCTCGGCACCGGCATTCTGGTCAACCCGGCGCTCGGCGGCACGGGCATCATCGACTACACCGCGATCCCGCCGAAGGTCGCCGATTACGACTTCGTCGCGCAGATGATCTCGCAGGTCTCGGCCGTCTGCACCACGCTGGTGTGGTCGGGCATCGGTTCGGCGATCCTCTACAAGGTCGTCGACGTGATCGTCGGCCTGCGCGCCAACGTCGAGACCGAGCGTGAAGGCCTCGACATCACCGAGCACACGGAGCGCGCCTACAACATGTGA
- a CDS encoding DNA translocase FtsK codes for MSMAAIERVIPLVGHLPHSMRESLARRLRELTGLGLIALAGVVAAALMTWSVQDPSLSHATSRAIRNVVGYPGAIGADLLMQILGLGAIMLMLPVAVWGWRMLTHRPFDREALRLGCWVLCTTIAAGFASCWPHNTAWPLPTGLGGVVGDALVRAPAVVFGPPGFIYRFVLGLILFVAMAAFFLFACGWGAKESDPELTAISDDDEPFVEDEEDDRSSISLGWLFHALMSAKARLGWLFAKAYKSLVSSAPQGRAAAFERQEPNLGGGGRAAPSIAPVAEDDNEDVEHDTEAFDDEEEEEEEETPAARAPRKKAEPRVKKKSSDKFELPSVSVLTAPKASDSQPLSKAELEANSRALEGVLQDFGVRGEIVKANPGPVVTLYELEPAPGIKSSRVIGLSDDIARSMSALSARVAVVAGRNAIGIELPNAHREKVYLRELLVAKESTESVAKLPLCLGKTIGGDPVIIDLARTPHMLIAGTTGSGKSVAINTMILSLVYRLRPDQCRLIMVDPKMLELSVYDGIPHLLTPVVTDPKKAVVALKWAVREMEERYKKMAKLGVRNIDGYNARLVEAKGKGEELTRTVHTGFDKETGKAIYEEEKLDLDPLPYIVIIVDEMADLMMVAGKDIEGAVQRLAQMARAAGLHVILATQRPSVDVITGTIKANFPTRIAFQVTSKIDSRTILGEMGAEQLLGQGDMLYMAGGGRISRVHGPFASDEEVEKVVRHLKTQGQPEYLEAVTAEEPTDEDGAVFDSTGMGADGGGDLFAQAVAIVKRDRKASTSYIQRRLQIGYNRAASLMERMELEGIVGPANHAGKREILVGEEEGQF; via the coding sequence TTGAGCATGGCAGCGATCGAACGTGTCATCCCCCTGGTCGGCCATTTGCCGCACTCCATGCGCGAGTCGTTGGCGCGGCGGCTGCGCGAGCTGACCGGGCTTGGGCTGATCGCGCTCGCCGGTGTCGTCGCCGCGGCGCTGATGACCTGGTCGGTGCAGGATCCCTCGCTGAGCCACGCCACCTCGCGTGCGATCCGCAACGTCGTCGGCTATCCCGGCGCGATCGGCGCCGATCTGCTGATGCAGATCCTCGGGCTCGGCGCGATCATGCTGATGCTGCCGGTTGCGGTGTGGGGCTGGCGGATGCTGACGCACCGCCCGTTCGACCGCGAGGCGCTGCGGCTCGGCTGCTGGGTGCTGTGCACGACGATCGCGGCGGGATTTGCCAGCTGCTGGCCGCACAACACCGCGTGGCCGCTGCCGACCGGGCTCGGCGGCGTGGTCGGCGACGCGCTGGTGCGCGCGCCTGCCGTGGTGTTCGGCCCGCCCGGCTTCATCTATCGCTTCGTGCTCGGCTTGATTCTGTTCGTTGCGATGGCGGCCTTCTTCCTGTTCGCCTGCGGCTGGGGCGCCAAGGAAAGCGATCCGGAACTGACGGCGATATCAGACGACGACGAACCGTTCGTCGAGGACGAAGAGGACGATCGCAGCTCGATCTCGCTCGGCTGGCTGTTCCACGCGCTGATGAGCGCCAAGGCGCGGCTCGGCTGGCTGTTCGCGAAAGCCTATAAATCGCTGGTGTCGAGCGCGCCGCAGGGCCGCGCTGCGGCCTTCGAGCGTCAGGAGCCCAATCTCGGCGGCGGCGGCCGCGCTGCGCCGTCGATTGCGCCTGTGGCCGAAGACGACAACGAGGACGTCGAACACGACACGGAAGCTTTCGACGACGAGGAGGAGGAGGAAGAGGAGGAAACTCCCGCCGCCCGCGCGCCGCGCAAGAAGGCCGAGCCGCGCGTCAAGAAAAAGTCCTCCGACAAGTTCGAGCTGCCGTCGGTCTCCGTGCTCACCGCGCCGAAGGCGAGCGACAGCCAGCCGCTCAGCAAGGCCGAGCTCGAGGCCAATTCGCGCGCGCTCGAAGGCGTGCTGCAGGATTTCGGCGTGCGCGGCGAGATCGTCAAAGCCAATCCCGGCCCGGTCGTCACGCTGTACGAGCTCGAGCCTGCGCCCGGCATCAAGTCGTCGCGCGTGATCGGCCTGTCCGATGACATCGCGCGCTCGATGAGCGCGCTGTCGGCCCGCGTCGCCGTCGTCGCCGGCCGCAACGCGATCGGCATCGAGCTGCCGAACGCGCATCGCGAGAAGGTTTATCTGCGCGAGCTGCTGGTCGCGAAGGAGAGTACCGAGTCGGTCGCCAAGCTGCCGCTGTGCCTCGGCAAGACGATCGGCGGCGATCCCGTCATCATCGATCTCGCGCGCACGCCGCATATGCTGATCGCCGGCACCACCGGCTCCGGCAAATCGGTCGCGATCAACACCATGATCCTCAGCCTCGTCTACCGGCTGCGCCCCGATCAGTGCCGCCTGATCATGGTCGATCCGAAGATGCTCGAACTCTCCGTCTATGACGGCATCCCGCATCTCCTCACGCCTGTTGTCACCGACCCGAAGAAGGCGGTCGTCGCGTTGAAATGGGCCGTGCGCGAGATGGAAGAGCGCTACAAGAAGATGGCCAAGCTCGGTGTGCGCAACATCGACGGCTACAATGCGCGCCTCGTCGAAGCCAAGGGCAAGGGCGAGGAGCTGACGCGCACGGTGCACACCGGCTTCGACAAGGAGACCGGCAAGGCGATCTACGAGGAAGAAAAGCTCGATCTCGATCCGCTGCCCTACATCGTCATCATCGTCGACGAGATGGCCGACCTGATGATGGTTGCCGGCAAGGACATCGAAGGCGCGGTGCAGCGTCTCGCGCAGATGGCGCGCGCCGCCGGCCTGCACGTCATCCTTGCCACGCAGCGTCCGTCGGTCGACGTCATCACCGGCACGATCAAGGCGAACTTCCCGACCCGCATCGCCTTCCAGGTGACGTCGAAGATCGACAGCCGCACCATCCTCGGCGAGATGGGCGCCGAACAGCTGCTCGGCCAGGGCGACATGCTCTACATGGCGGGCGGCGGCCGCATCAGCCGCGTGCACGGCCCGTTTGCGTCGGATGAAGAAGTCGAGAAGGTGGTGCGCCATCTGAAGACGCAAGGACAGCCGGAATATCTGGAAGCGGTTACCGCGGAAGAGCCGACCGACGAGGACGGCGCTGTGTTCGATTCGACCGGCATGGGCGCGGACGGCGGCGGCGACCTGTTTGCGCAGGCGGTTGCGATCGTCAAGCGCGACCGCAAGGCGTCAACCTCCTACATTCAGCGCCGGCTGCAAATCGGCTATAACCGCGCCGCATCGCTCATGGAGCGGATGGAACTTGAAGGCATCGTCGGCCCGGCGAATCACGCCGGAAAGCGCGAAATTCTGGTCGGCGAGGAAGAAGGCCAGTTCTGA
- a CDS encoding aminotransferase class I/II-fold pyridoxal phosphate-dependent enzyme translates to MAMTASSGAAQGAGIVASAGQAERSPFLRTTELLAPYQPAKPLITLSLGEPQHPVPDFVGPVLSKHTAEFGRYPIAKGIEPFRRAVATWLSSRFRLPRPVDPESEVLVLNGSREGLFFAAITAARYVSPRKGRPAILMPNPFYPAYGAGARAAGCEQIYLPTTLANGFLPDLDSIDEATLARTVAFYIASPANPQGSVASRAYFTRLKELADRFGFMILSDECYSEIYTREAPGSALECAGPDFTNVVAFQSLSKRSNLPGMRVGFAAGDKKFLAAFHELRNVAAPQVPVPLQHVAVAAYSDEAHVEENRRLYRIKFDFADQILGNRYGYKRPAGGFCVWLDVSQRGGDEAAAVRLYRDAGVRVIPGSYLAREQSDGSNPGAGYIRLALVSDSESTAEALHRLVETLD, encoded by the coding sequence ATGGCTATGACCGCCTCATCCGGCGCGGCGCAGGGCGCCGGCATTGTCGCTTCCGCCGGCCAGGCAGAGCGTTCCCCGTTCCTGCGCACGACCGAGCTGCTGGCCCCCTATCAGCCAGCTAAGCCATTGATTACGCTGTCATTAGGCGAGCCGCAGCACCCCGTGCCCGACTTCGTCGGACCGGTGCTATCAAAGCATACCGCCGAGTTCGGCCGCTACCCGATCGCCAAGGGCATCGAGCCGTTCCGCCGGGCGGTGGCAACCTGGCTGTCGAGCCGGTTTCGACTGCCGCGCCCGGTCGATCCGGAGAGCGAGGTTCTGGTGCTGAACGGCAGCCGCGAGGGGCTGTTTTTCGCGGCGATCACCGCGGCGCGCTACGTCTCCCCGCGCAAGGGCCGGCCGGCGATCCTGATGCCGAACCCGTTCTATCCGGCCTATGGCGCCGGCGCCCGCGCCGCCGGCTGCGAGCAGATCTATCTGCCGACCACGCTAGCCAACGGCTTCCTGCCCGATCTGGATTCGATCGACGAGGCGACGCTGGCGCGCACCGTGGCGTTCTACATCGCCTCGCCCGCCAACCCGCAAGGCTCGGTCGCCTCGCGCGCCTACTTCACCCGGCTGAAGGAGCTCGCCGACCGCTTCGGCTTCATGATCCTCAGTGACGAGTGCTACTCCGAGATCTACACCCGCGAGGCGCCGGGCAGCGCGCTGGAATGCGCGGGACCCGACTTCACCAATGTGGTCGCGTTCCAGTCGCTGTCGAAGCGCTCGAACCTGCCGGGCATGCGCGTCGGCTTCGCCGCCGGCGACAAGAAGTTTTTGGCCGCGTTCCACGAGCTCCGCAACGTCGCCGCACCCCAGGTGCCGGTGCCGCTGCAGCATGTCGCCGTCGCCGCCTATAGCGACGAGGCGCATGTCGAGGAGAACCGCCGGCTCTATCGCATCAAGTTCGATTTCGCCGACCAGATCCTCGGCAACCGCTACGGCTACAAGCGCCCCGCGGGCGGCTTCTGCGTCTGGCTCGACGTCTCGCAGCGCGGCGGCGACGAGGCCGCGGCGGTCAGGCTCTATCGCGACGCCGGCGTCCGCGTGATTCCCGGCAGCTATCTGGCGCGCGAGCAGAGCGACGGTTCCAATCCGGGCGCGGGCTACATCCGCCTCGCGCTCGTCTCCGACAGTGAATCCACGGCCGAGGCATTGCACCGGCTGGTCGAAACCCTGGATTAA
- a CDS encoding GGDEF domain-containing protein — MAIKIETHGDVVRRTGKVMAIAATASAVMSFTMVALAFGSDFAAPITVGQMQLFGLTAGVFIALSLSGAMSYRAGRLMLELAQTRRELAQISQTDQLTGLLNRRGFDAAAATALDQAEADGVSAAVLMCDIDHFKSINDRYGHEIGDKVLVAIADVLRQFAIRRGALVARYGGEEFAVVLTGLSHEQAAHGAEEIRRDCAARTILDGATPLPVTISIGFTVKTSGFDIGDLMRTADQALYAAKRHGRDRVEHARDAA, encoded by the coding sequence ATGGCCATCAAGATCGAGACACACGGCGACGTGGTGCGCCGCACCGGCAAGGTCATGGCGATCGCCGCGACGGCGAGTGCGGTGATGTCGTTCACCATGGTTGCGCTGGCGTTCGGTTCTGACTTCGCCGCGCCGATCACGGTCGGGCAGATGCAACTCTTCGGACTGACGGCGGGCGTCTTCATCGCGTTGTCGCTGAGCGGCGCCATGTCCTATCGCGCAGGTCGCTTGATGCTGGAGCTGGCGCAGACGCGCCGCGAGCTCGCGCAGATCTCCCAGACCGATCAATTGACCGGCCTCTTGAACCGGCGCGGCTTCGACGCCGCGGCCGCCACCGCGCTCGACCAAGCGGAGGCCGACGGCGTGTCGGCGGCGGTGCTGATGTGCGACATCGACCACTTCAAGTCGATCAACGATCGCTACGGGCATGAGATCGGCGACAAGGTTCTGGTCGCGATCGCCGACGTGTTGCGTCAGTTCGCGATCCGGCGCGGCGCGCTGGTGGCGCGTTACGGCGGCGAGGAATTCGCCGTCGTCCTCACCGGGCTCAGCCACGAGCAGGCGGCGCACGGCGCCGAGGAAATCCGCCGCGACTGCGCGGCCAGGACAATCCTCGACGGCGCCACGCCGCTCCCCGTGACGATCAGCATCGGCTTCACCGTCAAGACGAGCGGCTTCGATATCGGCGACCTGATGCGCACCGCCGACCAGGCGCTCTACGCCGCCAAGCGCCATGGCCGCGATCGCGTCGAGCACGCGCGCGATGCGGCGTGA
- a CDS encoding ATP-dependent Clp protease proteolytic subunit, with protein sequence MRDMLQLVPVVVEQSTRGERSFDIYSRLLRERIIFLNGEVNDAMSGLVCAQLLFLEAENPNKPINLYINSYGGVITSGLAMYDTMQFIKAPVHTLCMGTARSMGSFLLMAGEPGHRAALPNASLHMHQPLGGFQGQASDILIHATEMQETKRRIIRLYARHCGRGEEEVERTLDRDHFMTAQQALDWGLIDKVLAEREAV encoded by the coding sequence ATGCGCGACATGCTGCAACTCGTCCCTGTGGTCGTCGAACAATCCACCCGCGGCGAACGCTCTTTCGACATCTATTCCAGGCTGTTGCGCGAGCGTATCATCTTCCTGAACGGCGAGGTCAATGACGCCATGTCCGGACTCGTCTGCGCACAGCTTCTGTTCCTGGAGGCCGAGAATCCGAACAAGCCGATCAACCTCTACATCAATTCCTATGGCGGCGTAATCACCAGCGGGCTCGCGATGTACGACACCATGCAGTTCATCAAGGCGCCGGTCCACACGCTGTGCATGGGCACCGCGCGCTCCATGGGATCGTTCCTGCTGATGGCCGGCGAGCCCGGTCACCGCGCCGCCCTGCCGAATGCCAGCCTTCACATGCATCAACCGCTCGGCGGCTTCCAGGGCCAGGCCTCCGACATTCTGATCCACGCCACCGAGATGCAGGAGACCAAGCGGCGCATCATCCGGCTCTACGCGCGACATTGCGGGCGCGGCGAGGAGGAGGTTGAGCGGACGCTGGACCGCGACCACTTCATGACGGCGCAGCAGGCGCTAGACTGGGGATTGATCGACAAGGTTCTTGCGGAACGCGAGGCCGTCTAG
- a CDS encoding P-II family nitrogen regulator, whose translation MKIVMAIIKPFKLEEVRDALTAIGVHGLTVTEVKGYGRQKGHTEIYRGAEYAVSFLPKIKIEVAIASDQVDKTIDAITSAAKTGQIGDGKIFVISLEHAVRIRTGEADAAAL comes from the coding sequence ATGAAAATTGTTATGGCGATCATTAAGCCATTCAAGCTCGAAGAGGTCCGTGATGCCCTGACCGCCATTGGCGTTCACGGTCTCACGGTGACGGAAGTCAAAGGTTACGGCCGTCAGAAGGGCCACACGGAAATCTACCGCGGCGCCGAATATGCGGTGAGCTTCCTGCCCAAGATCAAGATCGAGGTCGCCATCGCCTCCGATCAGGTCGACAAAACCATCGACGCCATCACCTCAGCCGCCAAGACCGGCCAGATCGGCGACGGCAAGATCTTCGTCATCAGCCTCGAGCATGCGGTGCGCATCCGCACCGGCGAGGCCGATGCCGCGGCCCTCTGA